From one Salinibacterium hongtaonis genomic stretch:
- a CDS encoding exonuclease domain-containing protein, with amino-acid sequence MSGPGFAVIDFETTGLFPGGHDRVVEVAVVHVSPDGAIEGQWDTLVNPMRDLGPQHVHRIRAADVMSAPTFEQIAPKLVELLAGRVVVAHNASFDLRFLEAELDRASVWGMPKISSLCTMQLARDFLPGAGRSLSDCCDALDIVLDDAHRASADALATAQLLAAYLGSSDDREGWNSIISEAHAAQWPVLKDAGIAWCPRENAPSQGAETAATFLARITLKMPEYAGPAECLDYLALLDRCLLDRHFSAHEAQGLVALAERLGLSRDTCANLHIDYFQQLVRVAWADGVLTDDEIADLMLVADLLDVRTSIVEDALAGAGAVLSAPEDTGISVQFSLAPGDLIVLTGDMIRPRSEWESHLLGLGYKPHGAVTKKVRLVAAADPDSLSGKARKARDYGIPIVDEAWLVKLLG; translated from the coding sequence ATGTCAGGCCCAGGTTTCGCCGTGATCGATTTCGAGACGACCGGACTGTTTCCCGGAGGTCACGACAGGGTCGTGGAAGTGGCTGTCGTGCACGTTTCCCCCGACGGCGCGATCGAAGGCCAGTGGGACACCCTGGTGAATCCGATGCGTGACCTGGGGCCGCAGCATGTGCACCGCATCCGTGCTGCTGATGTGATGTCGGCTCCGACGTTTGAGCAGATCGCGCCCAAGCTGGTGGAGCTGCTGGCGGGGCGAGTCGTGGTGGCGCACAATGCGAGCTTCGACCTTCGGTTCCTTGAGGCCGAACTAGACAGGGCGTCGGTGTGGGGGATGCCGAAGATCTCGAGCCTCTGCACGATGCAGTTGGCGCGAGACTTCTTGCCTGGTGCGGGCCGTTCGCTCTCCGACTGCTGCGACGCCCTCGACATCGTTCTCGATGATGCTCACCGGGCATCCGCTGATGCTCTCGCAACCGCCCAGCTCCTGGCCGCCTACCTTGGCTCGTCGGATGATCGCGAGGGATGGAACTCGATCATCAGCGAGGCGCATGCGGCGCAGTGGCCCGTGCTGAAGGATGCTGGCATTGCGTGGTGTCCGCGGGAGAACGCGCCGTCCCAGGGTGCTGAGACCGCCGCAACCTTTCTCGCCCGCATCACTCTGAAGATGCCTGAGTACGCCGGACCGGCGGAATGCCTCGACTACCTCGCCCTGCTGGACCGCTGCCTGCTCGACCGCCACTTCTCCGCCCACGAAGCGCAGGGTCTTGTCGCGCTCGCCGAGCGACTGGGCCTCAGCCGCGACACGTGCGCGAATCTTCATATCGACTACTTTCAGCAGCTGGTTCGGGTTGCCTGGGCCGACGGGGTCTTGACGGATGACGAGATCGCCGATCTGATGCTCGTCGCCGACCTCCTCGACGTCCGGACATCGATCGTTGAGGATGCGTTGGCCGGTGCTGGCGCAGTCTTGTCCGCTCCCGAGGACACCGGCATTTCGGTGCAGTTCTCCCTCGCGCCCGGCGACCTCATCGTGCTTACCGGAGACATGATCCGGCCGCGCTCGGAATGGGAGTCGCACCTACTCGGCCTCGGGTACAAGCCACACGGAGCGGTGACGAAAAAGGTTCGCCTCGTAGCCGCGGCCGATCCCGACTCGCTCTCGGGCAAGGCCCGCAAAGCTCGCGACTACGGCATCCCGATCGTGGACGAGGCGTGGCTTGTGAAGTTGCTCGGGTAA
- a CDS encoding excalibur calcium-binding domain-containing protein: MSMVRSWAQFYKRPSKSAEGAPPQAEAGKGFFHKATTRRIAAIASVCALAVGLIIGASTASSSAQGEIQALEGTVAKVEASNIELEAAAEEANQDAEKALEDAERSKRAADAVRTSLTSTTAKVSELETQVLAAQAEITTRDSRIAELESQVASRRAPAAAVPATPRTASAYYENCTAARAAGAAPVRVGQAGYGRHLDRDGDGVGCE; the protein is encoded by the coding sequence ATGAGCATGGTTCGGAGTTGGGCACAGTTTTACAAGAGGCCCTCAAAGTCGGCTGAGGGCGCTCCGCCACAGGCAGAAGCCGGAAAAGGCTTCTTTCACAAAGCAACCACGCGCAGGATCGCCGCGATCGCGTCAGTATGCGCGCTCGCTGTCGGGCTGATTATCGGTGCGTCTACGGCGAGCTCCTCGGCCCAAGGAGAGATTCAGGCACTCGAGGGAACCGTCGCGAAGGTGGAGGCTTCCAACATCGAGCTGGAGGCTGCTGCCGAAGAAGCAAATCAAGATGCCGAAAAGGCGTTGGAGGACGCCGAACGATCGAAGCGGGCCGCGGACGCCGTTCGTACGAGTCTCACCTCAACCACCGCTAAAGTCTCTGAGCTGGAGACCCAGGTACTCGCGGCACAAGCTGAGATCACAACCCGCGATTCACGTATCGCCGAGCTTGAGAGCCAGGTGGCCTCTCGCCGCGCTCCTGCGGCCGCAGTTCCCGCAACGCCTCGCACTGCCTCGGCCTATTACGAAAATTGCACTGCAGCGCGGGCCGCCGGCGCCGCTCCGGTACGTGTTGGCCAGGCGGGATATGGCCGACACCTTGACCGCGATGGGGACGGTGTCGGGTGTGAGTAA
- a CDS encoding DNA/RNA helicase domain-containing protein — translation MVFDDRFNKSVCLDLESYLIRLFAGDGAFQVLNRNAGITDAEYYERALYQETFREVFEHLKDEGMFTRSIREIENSDLFKLSPFKALTHDQAIAVEDIVEGLFTDLQEGKSSTIVIQGHPGTGKTVVAIYLLKLLADIRAANPSDVRDSDSMFSDFFVEGYPELLRDFRMGLVIPQQSLRRSASRVFKKTPGLDPKMVLTAFDVGQSEEEFDLLIVDETHRLNQRANQPSGPLNAKFKKITEKLFGRDDISKTQLDWITARSRHQIFLVDADQRVRPADLPGEVLAALTSAAKDQNRHYPLATQMRVQAGADYVDYVRRILPPDGDARAIPAAQEFTGYDLRLFDDLGEMHAMIRAKDEAVGLARLVAGYAWKWVSKVNPALYDITIDGQNLRWNSEAVDWIASADSLQEVGSIHTVQGYDLNYAGVIIGPDLKFDPVESRLYFDRAAYFDTKGKENNRALGTTYSDADLLPFITNIYRVLLTRGIRGTYVYVCDPALREYLARFIHSEASQATTDQS, via the coding sequence GTGGTGTTCGACGACCGGTTCAACAAGTCAGTTTGCCTCGACCTCGAGTCGTACCTGATTCGTCTTTTTGCGGGCGACGGAGCGTTCCAAGTACTCAATCGGAACGCGGGTATCACTGATGCCGAGTACTACGAGCGCGCTCTTTACCAAGAGACATTTCGCGAGGTATTTGAACACCTCAAGGACGAGGGGATGTTCACCCGTAGCATCCGCGAGATCGAAAACAGCGACCTCTTCAAACTCTCTCCGTTCAAGGCACTGACGCACGACCAGGCGATCGCCGTCGAGGACATCGTGGAGGGGCTCTTTACCGACCTCCAAGAAGGCAAATCAAGCACAATCGTCATCCAGGGGCATCCCGGGACTGGCAAGACGGTCGTTGCGATCTACCTGCTGAAGCTTCTTGCCGACATCCGCGCGGCCAATCCGTCCGACGTACGCGATAGCGACTCGATGTTCTCTGACTTCTTTGTCGAGGGCTATCCCGAATTGCTCCGAGACTTTCGGATGGGGCTGGTCATTCCACAACAGTCTCTGCGCAGATCAGCAAGCCGGGTTTTCAAGAAGACACCCGGGCTCGATCCAAAGATGGTGCTCACCGCATTCGACGTGGGCCAGTCAGAGGAAGAATTCGACCTCCTCATAGTTGATGAGACGCACCGCCTCAACCAACGAGCCAACCAGCCATCTGGTCCACTGAATGCCAAGTTCAAAAAGATCACAGAGAAGCTATTTGGGCGAGATGACATCTCAAAAACCCAGCTGGATTGGATAACAGCCCGAAGCAGGCATCAGATCTTTCTCGTCGATGCAGATCAACGGGTTCGACCTGCCGACCTCCCGGGCGAAGTGCTGGCGGCCCTCACCAGCGCTGCGAAAGATCAGAATCGGCACTATCCATTGGCTACCCAAATGCGCGTCCAGGCCGGGGCCGACTACGTTGACTACGTTCGCAGGATCCTGCCTCCAGACGGAGACGCTCGCGCGATTCCAGCCGCGCAGGAGTTCACTGGATACGATCTCCGCCTGTTCGATGACCTAGGCGAGATGCACGCGATGATCCGCGCGAAAGATGAGGCTGTCGGGCTTGCTCGATTGGTCGCCGGATACGCCTGGAAATGGGTAAGCAAGGTGAATCCAGCGCTGTACGACATCACGATCGATGGACAGAATCTCCGCTGGAACTCCGAGGCCGTTGACTGGATCGCATCCGCCGACTCGCTTCAAGAAGTCGGGTCTATCCACACTGTTCAGGGATACGACCTCAACTATGCCGGTGTAATAATCGGCCCTGATTTGAAGTTCGATCCAGTGGAAAGCCGGCTCTATTTCGATCGAGCGGCGTACTTTGACACCAAAGGCAAAGAGAACAACCGGGCGCTCGGCACGACGTATTCCGACGCCGATCTCCTGCCCTTCATCACAAACATCTACCGAGTTCTACTCACTCGGGGCATTCGAGGCACTTACGTTTACGTGTGCGATCCCGCCCTTCGCGAGTATCTCGCGCGGTTTATCCATTCCGAGGCATCGCAGGCAACGACAGATCAGTCGTAA
- a CDS encoding type 1 glutamine amidotransferase domain-containing protein, translating to MATLDGKKVAFLATNGFEDSELTSPWQAVTEAGATAVLISPESGSIEGKNGHSQPVDVVTTQAKASDYDALVLPGGVVNGDTLRTDDAAVAFVRDVFAQHKPAGVICHGGWILTDADVVKGRTMTSYGSLQTDLRNAGAEWVDEEVVVDSGLVTSRTPNDLPAFNAKIVEEFAEGKHEGQVA from the coding sequence ATGGCAACTCTTGACGGCAAGAAGGTCGCGTTCCTGGCGACGAACGGCTTCGAGGATTCGGAACTCACGAGCCCCTGGCAGGCGGTCACCGAAGCGGGTGCGACGGCCGTGCTGATCTCCCCCGAGTCGGGCTCCATCGAGGGCAAGAACGGGCACAGTCAGCCGGTGGATGTCGTGACGACTCAGGCCAAAGCATCCGACTATGACGCTCTGGTGCTGCCGGGCGGTGTCGTCAACGGCGACACGCTGCGAACGGATGATGCGGCGGTCGCCTTTGTGCGCGACGTGTTCGCCCAGCACAAGCCGGCCGGTGTCATCTGCCACGGCGGCTGGATTCTGACGGATGCCGACGTAGTGAAGGGCCGCACGATGACCTCCTACGGCAGCCTCCAGACGGACCTGCGCAACGCGGGCGCCGAATGGGTTGATGAGGAGGTCGTGGTCGACTCGGGCCTGGTGACCAGCCGCACCCCTAACGACCTGCCCGCGTTCAACGCGAAGATCGTGGAGGAGTTCGCGGAAGGTAAGCACGAAGGTCAGGTGGCGTAG
- a CDS encoding nuclease-related domain-containing protein, which produces MGDVTDLRARPAGYEVVRECLTVQQQAVPRSKLGRLFGARPLHPDARSWFGGALGEIHVGTLLDRLGPEWTALHAVPVGTRGSDIDHVLVGPPGVFTINTKRHPGAKVWLGERMLMVAGQKTEHLRNSRHEAKRAAKLLSAAVGAAIEVTPLLVLVGTASMTVKQRPADVVVLTDVQLVRWLTKRKPALEPELVARLASAASDLRTWQSNGDGAVDVSHMDTFAALRDEDAQARRRRLLWAAGGMLATVVVGYQVIPALLVSVLAALVGAPG; this is translated from the coding sequence ATGGGGGATGTCACAGACCTGCGCGCGCGTCCAGCTGGCTACGAGGTGGTCCGCGAATGCCTTACCGTGCAGCAGCAAGCCGTGCCGCGGTCGAAGCTGGGCAGGCTCTTTGGGGCTCGGCCGCTGCATCCGGATGCCCGAAGCTGGTTCGGCGGCGCTCTCGGTGAGATCCATGTCGGCACGCTGCTCGACCGACTCGGCCCCGAGTGGACCGCGCTGCACGCAGTGCCGGTCGGCACGCGAGGCAGCGATATCGACCACGTGCTGGTGGGCCCGCCGGGTGTCTTCACCATCAACACGAAGCGGCACCCGGGAGCGAAGGTGTGGTTGGGCGAGCGGATGCTCATGGTCGCCGGTCAGAAGACCGAGCACCTGCGAAACAGTCGCCACGAAGCGAAGCGAGCAGCAAAACTACTCAGCGCAGCGGTGGGCGCAGCAATCGAAGTGACGCCGCTGCTCGTGCTCGTTGGCACGGCATCGATGACGGTGAAGCAGCGACCTGCGGACGTCGTGGTGCTGACCGATGTGCAGCTCGTGCGCTGGCTGACGAAGCGCAAGCCCGCGCTTGAACCGGAACTTGTTGCTCGGCTCGCATCCGCCGCATCGGATCTTCGGACGTGGCAGTCGAACGGAGATGGTGCCGTCGACGTAAGCCACATGGATACGTTCGCAGCGCTGCGCGATGAGGATGCTCAAGCTCGAAGGAGGCGCCTGCTGTGGGCAGCGGGCGGAATGCTGGCGACGGTGGTGGTTGGGTATCAGGTCATTCCGGCGCTGCTGGTGAGTGTTCTCGCTGCGCTCGTGGGAGCCCCCGGCTAA
- a CDS encoding type I restriction endonuclease: MSEIADRLASLANKIAVQGKSIETEEATKNAFVMPFISLVLGYDVFNPNEVVPEFTADVGTKRGEKIDYAIVKDGTVQILIECKKLGAPLGLNQASQLFRYFAVAHARVAILTDGDQYHFYTDLDAPNRMDEKPFLVLQISDLDETLVPEIQKLTKDTFDIDSIVNAAEELKYIGAIKRVLVAQFSTPDADWVKLLTARVYEGSITQKVRDQFSVLVRKAQKQFLADQVNDRLKAALGGQGYTPPQDNASVSGSDASAAVAEASTHDADGGDGINTTLEEIEAFQIVRAIACSEVPAARIIHRDTKSYMGVLLDDNNRKPLARLHFNTGQKYLGLFDSEKNETRHPIDVLSDIYSHAAAIRETVHFYD, encoded by the coding sequence ATGAGTGAGATCGCGGACCGTTTGGCTAGCCTGGCGAACAAGATCGCCGTGCAGGGGAAATCGATTGAGACTGAAGAGGCGACGAAGAACGCGTTCGTAATGCCTTTCATCTCTCTGGTTCTTGGTTACGACGTCTTCAATCCGAACGAGGTTGTTCCTGAGTTCACTGCTGACGTAGGTACGAAGCGTGGCGAAAAAATCGACTACGCAATCGTCAAAGACGGCACTGTGCAGATCCTCATCGAGTGCAAGAAGCTCGGTGCACCGCTCGGACTTAACCAGGCTTCACAACTTTTTCGGTACTTTGCTGTTGCGCACGCGAGAGTCGCGATCCTCACGGACGGTGACCAGTACCACTTCTACACTGACCTCGACGCACCTAATCGGATGGACGAGAAGCCATTCTTGGTCCTGCAGATTTCCGACCTCGACGAAACACTCGTCCCGGAGATCCAAAAGCTCACCAAAGACACTTTCGACATCGATTCGATCGTCAACGCTGCCGAAGAGCTCAAGTACATCGGGGCGATTAAGCGTGTTCTGGTCGCTCAATTCAGCACGCCAGACGCAGACTGGGTCAAATTGTTGACGGCGCGAGTATACGAAGGCTCGATCACTCAGAAGGTCCGCGATCAGTTCAGCGTCCTAGTGAGGAAGGCCCAGAAGCAGTTTCTTGCCGACCAGGTCAATGATCGGCTCAAAGCTGCTCTCGGCGGACAAGGGTATACACCTCCGCAAGACAACGCCTCGGTTTCGGGGTCCGATGCAAGTGCCGCCGTCGCCGAAGCCAGTACTCACGATGCGGACGGAGGGGACGGCATCAACACGACTCTCGAAGAAATCGAAGCTTTCCAGATCGTGCGCGCGATTGCTTGCAGCGAGGTACCCGCTGCCCGGATCATCCACCGTGACACAAAGTCGTACATGGGGGTCTTGCTGGACGACAACAACCGCAAACCGTTGGCGCGCTTGCACTTCAATACAGGCCAGAAATACCTGGGGCTTTTCGATTCGGAGAAGAACGAAACCCGCCATCCGATCGACGTGCTGTCTGACATCTATTCACACGCCGCGGCCATCAGAGAAACAGTTCACTTTTACGACTGA
- a CDS encoding nuclease-related domain-containing DEAD/DEAH box helicase, which yields MSALSDSFEREAASAKAEAGRFAAAAIAERKLAHRLAPLLAHGYHLLADRKWPGSRTAQLDLIVVGPSGVWIVDSKHWNNFTIAGGSIFRDQADVTDEVLRLADVANDAEGVFADVGLAPGEVRSLLAMHGRTKKFGDVGPVEVVGAEDIQKHLLSRGNRLSIGEVERVLTAALQYFPAYVGPQAATIPTVIAEPATAELVDEIPDELFETYNPGLLSEAEVLEALTLAELAAPVEQWMTFLHPSQAKLVRRTFNGPSRIRGSAGTGKTVVGLHRAAYLARMHPEGKVLFTTYVSTLPAVMSNLLRRLDPAVADRVEFVNVHRWAIDLLKDRGIRHRLDGRGATAQWKASWAALPAPHKDRLIARARTRDDDYWREEIDSVIKGRGLATFEAYAECARPGRSIRLNMDDRRAVWALYRSYDDRLRTAGIHDFNDVVLLAEQSLQRQPLEGYSAVIVDEAQDLSLAMVRMLHSLVGDGPDAFTLIGDGQQSIYPGGYKLSEAAISLSNRGVVLGVNYRNTVEILEFANKTIAATGYVDIDDATTASDATADDNSALDALRRHGHPPVFDHFTTPAEHDSAIVRRVRQAAANEDTSLGDIAVLCDTNFQVTKVVSLLTAAGVDSIDLHEYDGNPVDRVKVGTIKRAKGLEFKAVLLPWTPPLAATFDADDERTARAYRERYVAATRARDRLWIGSC from the coding sequence TTGAGCGCGCTCAGCGATAGCTTCGAGCGCGAAGCGGCGAGCGCTAAAGCCGAGGCTGGCCGGTTCGCCGCCGCCGCGATCGCCGAGCGCAAACTGGCTCATCGGCTAGCTCCCCTCCTCGCCCATGGCTACCACCTTCTCGCCGACCGCAAGTGGCCGGGCTCCCGCACGGCGCAGCTCGACCTCATCGTCGTCGGCCCGTCCGGCGTGTGGATCGTTGATTCCAAGCACTGGAACAACTTCACGATCGCCGGCGGCAGCATCTTTCGTGACCAGGCCGATGTAACGGATGAAGTGCTCCGCCTTGCCGACGTGGCCAACGATGCCGAGGGCGTCTTTGCCGATGTCGGGCTTGCGCCGGGCGAGGTCCGATCCTTGCTCGCGATGCATGGCCGCACCAAGAAATTCGGGGATGTCGGCCCGGTTGAGGTGGTTGGCGCCGAGGACATCCAGAAGCACCTGCTGAGCCGTGGCAACCGTCTCAGCATCGGCGAGGTCGAGCGCGTGCTCACGGCCGCCCTCCAGTACTTTCCCGCCTATGTCGGCCCGCAGGCAGCGACGATCCCTACGGTCATCGCCGAACCCGCGACCGCAGAGCTGGTCGACGAGATCCCCGACGAACTCTTCGAGACCTATAACCCGGGCCTCCTGAGCGAAGCAGAAGTCCTTGAGGCCCTCACCCTCGCCGAGCTCGCCGCGCCCGTCGAACAGTGGATGACCTTCCTGCACCCCAGCCAGGCCAAGCTCGTGCGGCGCACCTTCAACGGCCCCTCCCGTATCCGGGGATCTGCTGGCACCGGCAAGACGGTCGTGGGGCTGCATCGCGCCGCCTACCTCGCCCGCATGCATCCCGAGGGCAAAGTGCTGTTCACGACCTACGTGAGTACGCTGCCCGCCGTGATGTCCAACCTGTTGCGACGCCTCGACCCCGCCGTTGCCGACCGGGTCGAATTCGTCAACGTGCACAGGTGGGCCATCGACCTGCTCAAAGATCGCGGCATCCGGCACAGGCTCGACGGGCGCGGCGCGACCGCTCAATGGAAGGCTTCATGGGCGGCGCTCCCCGCGCCCCACAAAGACCGCCTCATCGCTCGCGCCCGAACGCGGGACGACGACTACTGGCGAGAAGAGATCGACTCCGTGATCAAGGGTCGCGGTCTGGCGACCTTCGAGGCGTATGCAGAATGTGCGCGCCCCGGCCGCAGCATCCGCCTCAACATGGATGACCGTCGTGCCGTGTGGGCTCTCTACCGCTCCTATGACGATCGGCTGCGCACGGCGGGCATTCACGACTTCAACGACGTGGTGCTGCTCGCCGAGCAGTCGCTTCAGCGGCAACCGCTTGAGGGCTACAGCGCCGTCATCGTGGACGAGGCTCAGGACCTCTCACTAGCAATGGTGCGGATGCTGCACTCGCTTGTCGGCGACGGCCCGGATGCTTTCACCCTGATCGGCGACGGGCAGCAGAGCATCTACCCCGGCGGCTACAAGCTGAGCGAGGCGGCAATCTCGCTCAGCAACCGCGGCGTTGTGCTCGGCGTCAACTACCGCAACACCGTCGAGATTCTCGAGTTCGCCAACAAGACGATCGCGGCGACCGGGTATGTGGATATCGACGACGCGACCACCGCTTCGGATGCGACAGCCGACGACAACTCGGCCCTCGATGCGCTGCGGCGTCACGGGCATCCGCCCGTCTTCGATCATTTCACCACACCGGCCGAGCATGACTCAGCAATAGTGCGGCGAGTGCGGCAGGCCGCGGCCAATGAGGACACATCGCTCGGTGACATCGCTGTGCTCTGCGACACCAACTTTCAGGTCACGAAGGTGGTCTCGCTGCTCACTGCAGCCGGGGTCGACTCCATCGATCTTCACGAGTACGACGGCAACCCCGTCGACCGAGTCAAGGTCGGCACGATCAAGCGCGCGAAGGGGCTCGAGTTCAAGGCCGTGCTCCTGCCCTGGACTCCCCCGCTGGCCGCCACCTTCGACGCAGACGACGAGCGCACGGCTCGCGCCTACCGCGAGCGGTATGTCGCCGCGACGCGGGCTCGCGACCGGCTGTGGATTGGGAGCTGCTGA
- a CDS encoding TSUP family transporter — protein sequence MSAVFLLSLAGIMVGAFVQAATGMGFSLVAAPLLILYLGPRDGVAAVVLLAALSSVLPLARDGKHANPGAVVRLLIPTLVCTPLIAWALADVDTRWLALVAGGGVILAVGILASGVRWGWLKHPLGAISTGATSALLNVVGGVGGPPIGIYAANAGWSPVTTRATMHSFFIVQNVVTALVLGIVWPSGWQLLALAVGTVAGVVLAPRVSAPVLRIVVLGISLVGGVSLVVGGL from the coding sequence GTGAGCGCGGTCTTTCTGCTCTCGCTCGCCGGCATCATGGTGGGCGCGTTCGTGCAGGCGGCGACGGGCATGGGCTTCTCGCTCGTGGCCGCGCCGCTGCTGATCCTCTATCTGGGGCCGCGCGACGGTGTCGCCGCTGTTGTTCTGCTCGCGGCGCTCTCGTCGGTGCTGCCGCTCGCCCGCGACGGCAAACACGCGAATCCCGGCGCGGTCGTGCGGCTGCTCATCCCCACGCTCGTCTGCACGCCGCTGATCGCCTGGGCGCTCGCCGACGTCGACACCCGCTGGCTCGCCCTCGTGGCGGGCGGCGGTGTCATCCTGGCCGTGGGGATTCTCGCCAGCGGGGTGCGCTGGGGGTGGCTGAAGCATCCGCTCGGAGCTATTTCGACGGGAGCAACAAGCGCGCTGCTCAACGTGGTCGGGGGAGTGGGCGGGCCGCCCATCGGAATCTACGCGGCCAACGCCGGCTGGTCACCCGTGACCACGCGGGCCACGATGCACAGCTTCTTCATCGTGCAGAACGTGGTCACCGCCCTCGTGCTCGGCATCGTGTGGCCGAGCGGGTGGCAACTGCTCGCGCTCGCCGTGGGGACTGTCGCGGGGGTGGTGTTGGCGCCGCGGGTGTCGGCGCCCGTGCTGCGGATTGTTGTGCTGGGGATCTCGCTGGTGGGCGGGGTGAGTTTGGTGGTGGGGGGTTTGTGA
- a CDS encoding DUF1345 domain-containing protein, giving the protein MVRTRRNYPLLASDVARSWICIGLFVPILVALPLVVRGGFSLPDGQVAVVTYLVAWSIFAVIYIALSVGVFARADADTLARWLRSTPRPMTGWQRFTWAISGYGAIWFALAGGAVSLIAMMLLVTTGTDTPPVLIWSGVAVLAASWTLIAVSFAVHYAREHAIFGGLEFAGDELPQFSDFLYFALQTSTSAGSDVTVTARRMRHFIALHSIIAFIFNTVIIAVLVAVLIAVVG; this is encoded by the coding sequence ATGGTGCGTACACGTCGCAATTACCCCTTGCTCGCCTCCGACGTGGCCCGATCCTGGATCTGCATCGGGCTTTTCGTGCCGATTCTGGTCGCCCTTCCTTTGGTCGTGCGCGGCGGCTTCTCGCTGCCCGACGGGCAGGTCGCCGTTGTCACCTACCTCGTCGCGTGGTCGATCTTCGCCGTGATCTACATCGCCCTCTCGGTGGGGGTATTCGCCCGCGCTGATGCTGACACCCTCGCGCGGTGGCTGCGGTCCACACCTCGCCCGATGACCGGCTGGCAGCGGTTCACCTGGGCGATCAGCGGGTACGGGGCAATCTGGTTCGCCCTCGCGGGAGGCGCGGTGTCACTGATCGCGATGATGCTGCTCGTCACCACCGGCACCGACACCCCGCCCGTGCTCATCTGGTCGGGCGTCGCCGTTCTCGCCGCCAGTTGGACCCTTATCGCCGTGAGTTTCGCCGTGCATTATGCCCGCGAGCACGCGATCTTCGGCGGTCTCGAGTTCGCCGGGGATGAACTCCCGCAATTCTCGGACTTTCTCTACTTCGCCCTGCAGACCTCAACATCCGCCGGTTCGGATGTCACCGTGACGGCGCGACGGATGCGGCACTTCATCGCCCTGCACAGCATCATCGCGTTCATCTTCAACACGGTGATCATCGCCGTGCTGGTCGCGGTACTCATCGCCGTCGTCGGCTGA
- a CDS encoding nucleotide pyrophosphohydrolase, with amino-acid sequence MVALSTYEALRAFVAEREWQQFHSPENLAKSISIEAGELLECFQWGAEGEPDRVRQELADVLTYCLLLADRIGVDADTIVLEKLDITRQKYPVEKSRGRSEKYDQL; translated from the coding sequence GTGGTCGCCCTATCTACTTATGAAGCACTTCGAGCGTTCGTCGCGGAACGTGAGTGGCAGCAGTTTCATTCTCCCGAGAATCTTGCAAAGAGCATCTCAATCGAGGCAGGGGAACTCCTCGAATGCTTCCAATGGGGCGCGGAGGGCGAGCCTGATCGCGTTCGACAGGAACTCGCGGACGTTCTGACTTACTGTCTGCTCCTTGCAGATCGTATTGGGGTCGATGCCGACACCATCGTCCTAGAAAAGCTGGACATAACACGACAGAAATATCCGGTAGAAAAATCGCGGGGGCGAAGCGAGAAGTATGACCAGCTTTGA